In Cyprinus carpio isolate SPL01 chromosome B16, ASM1834038v1, whole genome shotgun sequence, the following are encoded in one genomic region:
- the ptdss1a gene encoding phosphatidylserine synthase 1: MASALGSRTLSKDDVNYWMHFRMINEQQVEDITIDFFYKPHTISLLTCTVLSLMYFAFTRDDGNPDSNLWVGLILVISFFLIISVLAFPNGPFTRPHPAIWRIVFGLSVLYFLFLVFIIFLNWEQVKSLMFWLDPNLRYAKREADIMEYAINCHVITWERILSHFDIFAFSHFWGWGMKALLIRSYGLCWTISITWELTELFFMHLLPNFAECWWDQVILDILLCNGGGIWLGMTVCRFLEMRTYHWASIKDIHSTTGKIKRAALQFTPASWTYVRWLDPKSSLQRVTGVYLFMIIWQLTELNTFFLKHIFVFPACHALSWCRILFIGIITAPTVRQYYAYLTDTQCKRVGTQCWVFGAIAFLEALACIKFGQDLFSKTQVLYVILWLLCLAFTTFLCLYGMVWFAENYGPRQKSFSECEDSIYAESGDAASECRGEFEADSTTSSSTRKRRDSGNNRSINGVEK, from the exons atggcGTCCGCGCTCGGCTCCAGGACCCTGAGTAAAGATGATGTGAACTACTGGATGCATTTCCGCATGATCAACGAGCAGCAGGTGGAGGACATCACCATCGACTTCTTCTACAAGCCTCACACCATCAGCCTGCTCACATGCACCGTGCTCAGCCTCATGTACTTCGCGTTCACGCG AGATGATGGAAACCCTGACAGTAACCTGTGGGTGGGTCTCATCCTGGTCATCTCCTTCTTCTTGATCATCAGCGTTCTCGCCTTCCCCAACG GTCCGTTCACAAGACCCCATCCAGCAATATGGCGTATAGTGTTCG GGTTGAGTGTGCTGTACTTCCTCTTCCTGGTTTTTATCATCTTCCTGAACTGGGAGCAGGTCAAGTCTCTCATGTTCTGGCTGGATCCCAATCTGCGCTACGCCAAACGGGAAGCCGACATCATG GAGTATGCCATCAACTGTCATGTGATCACCTGGGAGCGAATCCTCAGCCACTTCGACATCTTCGCCTTCAGTCATTTCTGGGGCTGGGGCATGAAGGCTCTGCTGATCCGCAGCTATGGGCTGTGCTGGACCATCAGCATCACCTGGGAGCTGACCGAG CTGTTCTTCATGCATCTTCTTCCGAATTTCGCGGAGTGCTGGTGGGACCAGGTGATCCTGGATATCCTGCTGTGTAACGGAGGAGGGATCTGGCTGGGAATGACGGTCTGCCGCTTCCTGGAGATGCGCACGTATCACTGGGCCAGCATCAA AGACATCCACAGCACCACGGGGAAGATCAAGCGCGCCGCGCTACAGTTCACGCCGGCCAGCTGGACATACGTGCGCTGGCTCGACCCCAAGTCCTCCTTACAGAGAGTGACGGGAGTCTATCTGTTCATGATCATCTGGCAG CTGAcggagctgaacaccttcttcctGAAGCACATCTTCGTCTTCCCAGCATGCCACGCTCTCAGCTGGTGCCGGATCCTCTTCATCGGGATCATCACTGCTCCTACTGTACG GCAGTATTACGCGTATCTGACGGACACTCAGTGCAAGCGGGTCGGGACTCAGTGCTGGGTGTTTGG TGCGATCGCGTTCCTGGAGGCCTTGGCGTGCATTAAATTCGGACAAGACTTGTTTTCCAAGACGCAGGTTTTGTATGTGATCTTGTGGCTCTTGTGTTTG gcTTTCACCACGTTCCTGTGTCTGTATGGGATGGTCTGGTTCGCTGAGAACTACGGGCCTCGACAGAAG AGCTTCTCGGAGTGTGAGGACAGTATTTACGCGGAGTCTGGAGACGCTGCGTCTGAATGCA
- the LOC109053976 gene encoding membrane-spanning 4-domains subfamily A member 4A, which translates to MRYTFKPDDCMVISIPLGNLRNTGDGQLMPEKFTCVFKDAYKVFLKGRPKELGAVQLSIGVFIICIGSLITLEYDTSHLVYTLPSALFIASGILTFAAGNSPFMPVVKLSFIFNIISLFWSIAAIVLCSLLEEGRGWYISPDNNTRRNMFVGLKAVIGVLCGLELILALILIFWESKAVCRSHFNTLPLITIKQEA; encoded by the exons ATGCGCTACACATTTAAGCCGGATGACTGTATGGTCATCAGCATTCCTCTGGGAAACCTCAGGAACACGGGAGACGGCCAGCTGATGCCCGAGAAATTCACCTGCGTCTTCAAAGACGCTTACAAGGTCTTTCTTAAAGGACGGCCAAAGGAACTCGGG GCGGTTCAGCTCAGCATCGGAGTGTTTATCATTTGCATCGGCAGCCTCATTACTCTTGAATATGATACATCTCATCTAGTGTACACCCTACCTAGTGCCCTG ttcattgCAAGTGGCATTCTGACATTTGCAGCTGGAAATTCTCCATTCATGCCTGTG GTGAAGCTATCCTTCATATTCAACATTATCAGCCTTTTCTGGTCAATCGCAGCTATAGTTCTCTGTTCATTGTTAGAAGAAGGAAGGGGTTGG tATATCAGCCCAGATAACAACACAAGG AGAAACATGTTTGTGGGGCTGAAGGCGGTGATCGGTGTGTTGTGTGGGTTGGAGTTGATTCTGGCTCTGATTCTGATCTTCTGGGAGAGTAAAGCCGTGTGCAGATCTCACTTCAACACTCTG CCCTTGATCACCATTAAGCAAGAGGCTTGA